One window from the genome of Alnus glutinosa chromosome 13, dhAlnGlut1.1, whole genome shotgun sequence encodes:
- the LOC133853993 gene encoding putative RING-H2 finger protein ATL19, producing MWYINGNQEEEGNNINGDHEVGVRIFYPRAEERVHPNNMELFLRLRDGLNRNHTQQQQRRLRQQMQQTLKSLPPPEDYDSYKKTITTTECAICLDEFQSGDLCRVLPLCKHIYHFRCINRWLMDDLTCPICRSSV from the coding sequence ATGTGGTACATTAATGGTAATCAAGAGGAAGAGGGCAACAATATTAATGGTGATCATGAAGTTGGGGTGAGAATTTTTTATCCTCGAGCAGAAGAGCGAGTTCATCCAAATAATATGGAGCTTTTCTTGAGATTAAGGGATGGATTAAACAGAAACCATACGCAGCAGCAGCAGCGGAGACTAAGGCAACAAATGCAGCAGACCTTAAAGAGTCTCCCACCACCAGAAGATTATGACAGCTACAAGAAAACCATAACTACAACTGAATGCGCCATTTGCTTGGACGAGTTCCAAAGTGGAGATTTGTGTCGGGTTCTCCCTCTCTGTAAGCATATATACCATTTTCGGTGCATCAATCGCTGGTTAATGGACGACCTTACTTGCCCCATATGTCGTAGTTCTGTCTGA